In Microbacterium enclense, the DNA window CGTGCCCGGCGTCGGCTTCGGTCTCCGCCTGAACGGACTGCGCGCCATTCGAGACCTCGGCCTTCTGGAGCGCTGCCTCGAGATGGGCCAGCAGTCCCCGGCGATCGACCTCTACGACCCCGACGGGCGCCTCCTCAGCACCATGAGCTACGGCACCGAGGACGAGGGCCTGCCCGGGTGCGTGACGATGTCGCGGATCGGATTCCTCGAGATCGCGACCGCACGCGCCCTCGAAATGGGGTGCACCATCCGCCTCGCCACGACCGTCGCCGACCTGCGGCAACACGATGACGGCGTCACCGTGGTCTTCAACACCGGCGACAGCGCCGACTACGACCTGGTCGCCGGCTACGACGGCATCAACTCCCAGATCCGTCACGAGTACTTCGGCGCGCAGTACGACCCGAAGCCCGTCGGCGGTGTCGCCTGGCGGTCGGCCCTGCCCAACCGCCGCCGCCTGACCCAGCCGATCATCTGCCAGGGCTACGGCGGCAAGATCATGCTCACCCCGCTGTCGGCCGAGACGATGTACATGGTGCTGACCGTGGCGGAGGAGGGGCGCCCGCGGTACGACCCGGCAGAGATGCCACGCATCATGCACGACCGCGCCTCCGCGCTGATGGGCGGAGCGGACTGGTTGAGCGACGCCCTCGACGACGTCCTCCACTCCGACAGCGTCGCGTACACGCCCTACTCCACCGTCTGGGTGCCCTACCCGTGGTTCCGCGGTCGCGTCATGATCCTGGGGGATGCCGCGCACGCGATGACTCCGTACCTCGGTTCGGGTGCCGCGATGAGCATCGAAGACGGGGTCGTGCTCGCGCAGGAGCTGGCGAAAGACCAGACGCTGCTCGACGCGCAGCTCGCCGTGATGAGGCGTCGACTCCCCCGCGTCCGTGCGGTGCATGACCGGTCCATCGAATCGATGAACGAAGAGTTCGATTCCGTGACACCCGACGCTTTCCGGCGCCGCATCGAGTTCCTCGCCCATGACGAGCCGATCGCGAACGAGTACGCGAACCGGCTCCTGAGAATGCCCATCTGAGCGATCGAGGAGAAGACCCATGTCCACAACCCGCGAAAGCTCCCCGACCGTCCGCGCCGTGCGGGTCGACGCCGGCGCCGCCAGCGAGTGGAAGCCCCTCAACGGTGTCGGCGGCCTCCCCGGCCCCGCCACCGGGCACCCGCAGTTCCCCGACCTCACGCCGGTCTGGAAAGACGCCGGGGTGACCCTCGTGCGCTCGTTCGACTGGATGTCGCGCCTCGACACCCGCGACAACCCGACCAGCCTCTTTCCGAAATGGGATGCCGACCCCGACGACCCGGCGAGCTACAACTTCACGGCGACCGACGAGTGGGTCGACGCGGTGCACGCCATCGGCGCTGAGGTGCTGTTCACGGTGGCGAGCTCGATTCCGTCGAACAAGCTGCCCGCGCACGACATCGAGCTGTACGGGCGAGTCGTCGAACACGTCGTCCGCCACTACGCGCAGGGGTGGGCGGGCGGCCCGGCGACGCCGATTCACCTGTGGGAGTTCGGCGACCAGCCCGATCTCGGCCCGCTGCATTTCGCCGGTCGCCCGGAGGAGTTCTACGAGATGTACGCGGCGTTCTGCGCCGCGGTGCGGCGGGTCGACGACTCGCTCGTCATCGGGGGCCCCGCGGTCGCTTTCCCCCTGAACGCGGATGCCGCCTACCGGGAAGGCTTCCTCTCCTATGTCCGCGAGCACGACCTGCCGTTGGACTTCTTCTCGTTCCTGTGGTTCACCGATTCCAGCCGTGATCCCCTGAATTTCGGATATGTCGCCGACGACCTGCGCCACCTGCTCGACGGTTACGGGTTCACGGACACCGAGCTGTGGCTCTGCTATTGGAACTACCTGTCCATTCCCACGAGTTCCGCGCCGACGGACGAGAAGGGCGCGTTCCAAGCCGCAACCGCGATCCACCTGCAGGACACGGTCATCGACCGGGCTTTCTTCTTCCGGGCCGATAGCGGGCTGGATCCTCATTACGGCATGGTCGACCCCGCCGGGATCTCCGGCGCCGACGGTCCGGATGAACGCACACGCGCGCTGATCCTCGCGGGCACGGCACTGACGGGTGAGCGCCTCGCGGTGACGGGCGGCGACACGTCGGGCTTCGCGTGTGCGGCAAGTCGCGACGGCGACACGGTGCGGGTGCTGGTCGCGAACTTCGTCGCCCCCGCGTCAGCGCTCGAGAACAGGGAAAGCGACTCGTTCACGTTCAGGATCCCCATCGGCGAACAACGCATCGAGCTGAGCCTCGATCTCCCGCCGCAGCGACCCGAGCTGGCATCCGCCGGCGTCACTTCCGCACACGTCACCATCAGCCACCTTCCGTGGCCCGGCCGCACCGTATCGGTCATCCAGACGGCGTTGACCGGCGACCCGGCCCCGCCCCGGGAGGCGCGGGTGTCCGATGAGGGTGAGCTCGAGCTCGAGCTCGACATCACACCGCAGTCGGTGGTGCTGGTCGAGGTGACGGCGTAGGAGACTCACGAGACGTCAGCCCCGTCTGATAGAGACGGGGCTTACGTCGTGTCAGAGCCTGAAGGGCCGACTGGCCCCGGTCCGCTTCGCTGATTCCCGATCGTTCGCGGACCAGACGGAAGCAATTACCGCGAGCGCGATGAGCGGCAGAGGCGCTGACAGCGCCAATACCGCGAGTCCCGTTCCGGGGCCCTCACTGGCGAAGACCGGTGCTGTACTGAAGCTCAGGACGATGAGCCCGAGGGCCGCGCCGAAGCTCAGGCGCCTGCGGTGCTGAGAAGTCATCTTCATCCGCCCCCACGGTAGGAAACCGGGCGGCAGATGACCTGAGAGTACGACGGGCCGGTCGGCCCATCGTTGTAGTAAACCCAGAGCTCATCATTTCCAGAGCACATGCCGTTATTGCCGACATAGATGTTCGCCATGTTCAAGAGAGCACCGACGGCTAAGCCAACGTCGGGATTCAGCACCCCGATGGCGATGGCGAGAGCCGAAGTCGCGCCGGTCTTGAGAGCCACCTGGTCCGTGTGGTTTAGCGAGATGTACTGTCCCTCCCCGTCCGAGCCGACGGCGAGCGCCGGAATCGCCGCGCCCGCCTGCGGCGGAACGACGAGGCCGAGATCACCTTCGGGAAAGTGGTAGACGTTGACGACGCGCCCCTCACTCCTCACCACATCGAATGGGACCCCCGCGGTCTGGAAGTCTGCGTGTGCTTGCCGCACCTGGTCGACTGTCAACCCAAACGCAGACGCCTCCCCCGAATCGCCAGCTGGGGCGACGTCGGCGGCTGTGGCTGACGCTGCGCCAAGCGGGAACAACGTCAGCCCGGCGACGACAGTCGCAGTGGTTACGCACACGATCTTCCGGATTGTCGGAGTGATGGCCGTGTTACGCATCTCAGCTTCCTCGCTTCCATGAGCACTGTTCCTCACGTCTTTCGACGAGCGTCCACGATAGGCATGCAAACATGCTCACGGGCGGGTTTACACCCACACTCCGCCACTTCGTCACCCGCAGACACGCGGTTACGGGGCTGCGCAAGGAAACACGCGCGACCGGGCACACACCCTTTTCCAGGTGGACTCACGTGGAGCGCCGCCCCTGCCTCGTCCCCGAGGCGCGGCCCGCGGTCACGACCCGGCGCCACCCGTATCAGGCCCCGCGTCGACGACGCAGAACCGATTGCCCTCCGGATCTTCGAGGATCACGTAGTCCGCGTCGGCCGGCCGACCGCTCCATTCCACCTCACGCGCGCCGAGGTCGATGAGGCGCGCGACCTCCGCAGCTTGATCGTCGGCGTAGAGGTCGAGGTGGATGCGCGGTGGTAGCACCCGCGACGAGCGCATCGCGTCCAGCGACACGTTGGGTCCGCCTCCGGCTCGTGGCTGCAGGATCACGAAGTCGTCGGTGGCGCCGCGCGGGATGTAGTCGAGAGCGCGCGTCCAGAACTCCTGTTGACGAGCGAGGTCGTCTACCCGGATGACGATGGAACCGACAGACAGCATCTCGACGACCGTCCTTCCTGACAGAGGCGCGTTGGGGCAGCGCCATGTTCTCGCGTGAGGGCGGACGTGTCGAGGGACTGGTCAGCTCGCTCCCGACGGTGGCCCCGCCAGGAGCGCGATCGCGTCAGCGAGATCCTTCACCGATGACCGAGCGTCCAGCTCCGCCGTCGCACCGCGACGCAGCAGCGGCTCGACCTCCTCGAGGCTCGCGCGGATCTCCTCCTGTTGCTCCGCCGTGCGCCCGTACGGGTTGTTCGTGCGTGACCGAACGCGGTCGATCACGACCTCGACGGGCGCGCTCAACAGCACGACCTCTTCAAAGCGGTCGGAGAAATCCCCCTGGTTCTCGCTCGTTCCTGAGACGATGACGGTCGACTCGGTCGCCAGCAGATCCGCCATCCGCGCGGCATCCCACGGGCCACCGTCACCATCGGTCCACCCGTCGTAATCGGTGTCGACAGTCCGGTACCCGCGCGCCTCGAGCTCCGCGAGCACCGTCGACTTGCCCGTACCCGACATCCCGGTGATCAGGACTCTCCCCATCGCCCCACGCTAACGCGCGCCGCCGACATCTCACGTGACCGCGGCCATCACGGCAGCGAGCCCTTCGCGGAGGTCGACCACGAAGGCATCCGGCATCTCCAACGCCGGGAAGTGACCACCGGCCTCCGGCGCGCGCCATCGCACGATACGGCGGAACCGCTCCTCCGCCCAGGGACGCGGGTGCTTCTCGATGTCGTGCGGATAGGTGGTGAGGGCCGCCGGCACGTCGACGCGCAGGTCGGGGTCGAGCGACTGGTGGCTCTCGAAGTAGATGCGCGACGCCGATGCCCCGGTGGCGGTGAGCCAGTACAGCGTGACGTTGTCGAGGATCCGGTCGCGTGAGATGGTCTCGAACGGGCTGTCGGCCGTGTCGCTCCACTCGAAGAACTTCTCGAGGATCCAGGCCAGAAGACCCACCGGCGAGTCCGCGAGCGAGTAGCCGATCGTCTGCGGCGAGGTGGCCATCACCTTCGCGTACGCGAGACGGTTGCGCTCGAACCCCCGCGTGTGGGCGACCCACTGCCGCTCGGTGTCGTCGAGCACGTCGAGACCGAGTCCCGGCGGCGCAACCGGTGTCGTCGTGTGGATGCCGATGACGTGACGCGAGAACCGTCCGCCGAGCGCGATCGTGATCGGCCCGCCCCAGTCCCCGCCGTGTGCGAGAAAGCGGTCGTATCCCAGCCGCCCCATCAGCTGGGCCCACGCGGCGGCGATGCGCTCGGTGCCCCACCCCGGCTCGGCCGGCTTGTCGGAGAAGCCGAATCCCGGCAACGAGGGGGCGACCACGTGGAACGCCGGAACGTCGGGGTCATCGGGCTCGGTGAGCGCGTCGATGACATCGACGAACTCGGCGACGCTTCCTGGCCACCCGTGGGTCAGGACGAGAGGAGTGGCATCGGGTCGTGACGAACGACGGTGGAGGAAATGGATGCCAAGCCCGTCGATGCGCGTGCGGAACTGGCCGATCTCGGCTAGTCGCTCCTCGAAGGCGCGCCAGTCGTAGGCGGTTCGCCAGTAGTCGACGAGGTCCACCATGTCGGCGAGGGGCGGGCCCTGCTCCCAGCGCTTGGCGCCCGACGCGTCAGGATTCGTGGTTTCGCGCTCAGGGAAGCGCGCGAGGGCCAGGCGTGAGCGGAGATCTGCGAGTTCCTCTTCCGGCGCGCGCCACTCGAACCGTTCGATCCGGTCATCCAGTGGTTTTTCGGGCATCGAGTTTCCCTTCACACAGAGTCGCCGCGAACCGGCTAAGACGGTTCTAGCACGGCGCGGGCGATGCGGGGAACCGCCTATGCTGGTTCCGTGACCGACCGAGATCCGGAGTTCCGCCTCGGCTCCGTGCTCGCGACCACCTTCACGGGAACGCTCACGGAGCGATCCGGCACGCCCGTCGAACGCATCCCCACTCCCGCGCGCCTCGCGGCGTGGTTTCGCGAGATGGACCTCGCCGTCGACACGTGCTCATCAGCCGACCTCGATGCGGCGCGCGAGCTCCGCGAGGCGATCCACACCGCCGCGACGGCCCAAGCTCTCGGACAACCACGCCCGCGCGATGCCGTCGACGTGATCAATGTCTTCAGCGCGCGCGGCGGAGCCACGGCTTCTCTGACCGCGGATGGCCGGAGAAAGTGGGTGCTCGGTGGGTCCGAGACCGTCGCCGCGGCCCTGGGAGTCGTCGCCGCCGACGCGATCGACATCCTCGCCGGCGTGCGCCCGGGGGCACTCGCTCTGTGCGCGTCTCCGACGTGTCGCGCCGCGTTCTTCGACACAAGTCGCGGCCGCACGCGGCGCTGGTGCGACATGAACACCTGCGGCAATCACGAGAAGAAAGCGCGACTGAAAGCCCGGCGCGGCTGAGGTGCGACGACTCAGCCGGTTTCCGAGCAGGCTGGCAGCGCGCGACGTCTTCGCCGCGCGTCGGTGCAACTAGTCTCGTCCCATGACCTGCTCTCGCCCCACGTTCACCGAAATCAGCGAGTGGGTCGCTGACTACGAGAAGCACGATCACGTCGCCCACGCGACCGTGCACGTACTCCCCCAGGAAGACCCCGAGCACCCCGAGTCGGGAATCGTCGCCGTCCACCTGAATCATGGACCCGCGTCGATTTACTTGAATGTCGACTGCGAACGCAAATGGACCGCGGCACTGACGGAGCGCTCCGGCGAGTTCCCCCTTTCGGGCGGCCATCTCATCGCTCTCGGCGAGGAGCTGCTGACGACCGGGCGCCTCTGCGAGTACCTGCAGTCGCGCACGATCTGACGCCGGTGAGTTCTTCCGACGAAGCGATGCGTCCGGATATCGAACCCGGCATCTACGAGCACTTCAAGGGCCAGCGGTACGAGGTGTTCGGGACGGCCAGGCATTCCGAGACGGAGGAGATCTTCGTCTCGTACCGCAAGCTCTACGACGATTACTCGTTCTGGGTGCGCCCGATCGAGATGTTCACCGAGACCGTCGAGCGGGACGGGTACTCGGGGCCGCGGTTCCGTCGCATCGCGTAGCTTCCGACAGGCCTTGGGGCCGATGGAAGGGGTCTCGAACCACGGCGCGGTGACAGCGCCCGATCACCTCCCCCGAACGGGGGACAGGCGCTTCATTCGCGGTGGGCATCGCCTGAAGGTTTCCTGTGCGCGCTTGATGTTCCCGGGGCTTCGGAGCAGCGTCGAAAGCGGAGGTGTACGAACCATGAAAGCGAGGAAGCCCACATGAGTCATCACATCGCCACACGATCGGCGCGAAAATTCGGATGGAGCGTGGCAGCGTCAGCCGTCGCGGCGATCGCTTTATCACCCCTCGTATCCGCGCCCGCGACTGCGGCAGAGACGAGCGGTCCAGAACACGCTCAGACGTTCTCCCTGGGCTTGACAGTGGATGAGGTTCGACAAGCCCACCAGGACTTTCAGGCCGCGGGTATCCCCTTCGACGCCGTCGAGGACGCGACGGGTACGGTGAATGTCTATCACTTCCCGGAGGGTGATTTCGGCCTGCGGGTGCCCCCCGACCCCGGTACCGTCTCGCCCGCGATCGGCGTCGGTTCTGACGCTGACGGACAGTACATCTCGTTCAACCACACCGATCAGATTGCGATCAAGAACGGATCTGTGACGGCCCTCCTCGGAGCCATAGCGCTCCTCAATCCAGGTGTCGGATTCGCAGCTTCGGTCTTTGTGGGATGGGCGGGCACCTATGTAAACGACCAAGGTGCGTGCTCCGGTAACGACGAGTTGTGGGTTTATTACACTGACGGCCCGACCGGGCCCGCGTACTCGCAAGTCATTTGTCGCCCGGTCTCCTACCCCGGAGGTGGATGAGCATGAGTCCCCAACACCGGAAGCGCCTGTCATTCGCGGCAGCCTTGGCATTCATCGTTCTCGTTATCGCGACCGGACCCGTGTTCGTGTCGTCGGGATTCGCAGGGGGACTCGGCATCCTCGCGCTGTCTGCCATCCTTCCGGCGCTCGTGCTCGGCACGGTCGCGTACATCTGGGCGAGTAACGATCGCGACGCGGCGCGATCAGGAACAGCCGACCCTCCTCGGCGCTGATTGGCGCAGACGTCCTGCCGCAAGAGGGACGGGACGTCCGCGATGCGCACAATTCCATCGACATGCGTCCATTCCGACTCAGGTTGCGCGCATCGCGGACGATATGCACGGCCGATGCCGCTTCCACGCTCGAACCCGGATGCCGATCCCCCGGCATCCGCAGTGCACACCGCCCTCCGCACAACGCCTTACCAGCAACCGATCAACCTGCTGCGAGCACTGTCTCGTGACGGCGACCCCGCGTACGATCACCCTTACGCCGGAGTCCCTCCACGGCATCCGGTCCCTCCGTCACGACGAGAACACGGGAGATTCAGATGGACACGATGGCAATGATGAAGTCGATGGACATGGGCGAAATGACCATGGACATGGATGCCATGCAGGAATGCATGCAGTCCCTGAACGCCTGCGCGATGGCCGCGGCGATGTGCGCCGGCAGCGACATGATGCACGGCCCCGAGATGGCGACGTGCTGTGCCATGTGCTCGAACATGGTCGAGATGGCTCAGGCGACGATGCACATGATGATGCGTCCGGCCGGGATGAACATGGACGTGATGAGCGCCATGATGACCGCCTGCATGACCATGGGCAAGGCTTGCGCCGCCGAATGCCGCGCGCACGCCGACATGGACGAGATGTGCCGCTACTGCGCGATGGCCTGCGACGACATGGTCATGAAGTGCGAGGCCATGATGGCCTCGATGTCTTCCTGACTCGTATCGGGGTCGAACAGCATCGCCAAAATCCCCGAGGTCACGAGGAAGAACACCGCCACGACGGCGACGACGAGAACGAGGACCAGTACGACGGGAGAGCCTTCTCGCCGGTCCTGAGTCATCCCGTCAGTATGCCCCGCGGCGTCAGGCGGCGCGCGCGGTCGTGACGACCGTCGCCGCGTTCAGGAGTTCCGCGACCGGGTGATAAGCCACCGGCTCCCCCACCGCGATGTCGAACGCGGGACCCACGACCCGGAGTGCTACCGTCGCGCCGCTCAGCAGCGCGACGGTGATCGTCGCGCCGTCGGCGTCGATCACGAGGCCGTCCCACCACGCGGACGGGTTCGAGGCTGCCATGCAGCGCTGGATCGGGTGGACTGTCGACGAGATCGTGCGGGACATGGCTTCACCTGCCTTCGAGGGGTTTCGGTGAGACGAAGCTACGGGATGCCGAGGGCTCGGGGCGCGGATGGCGTAGCGGAACGTAACACCCGGGGTCGAGGGCGCCACGGCTTCGTTCCTCAGCTCTCACGAGGCGATGCGATCTGAGTCATCGCGTGTTCCAGCGCATCGAGGACGGCACGGACGTTCGGGCCATCCCGGCGCGCGACGCGCACGATGGCGGTGATCTCTCGGAACGCGGTCTCATCAGCCAGGGGCACTGCGACCGTGCCCGTCGGGAGAGCGCCCCGCCCCAGTCTGGGGAGCGCCGCGATCGCGAGCCCTCGCTCGACGAACGCGAGCAGCGACTGGAACTCCGCGGCCTCGTAGATGGTGCCGGCGCTCCGTTCGAGCCCCGCCGTCGAGTCCAGCCACCGGCGGTAGGGGTCACCCTCGGGGGTCACCGCCCAGTTCTCCTCGACGAGGTCGCTCCACCGTACGCGGGCGGCACCCGAGAGCGGATGGCCGACGGGGAGGATGACGTCGACGGCATCCTGTCCGAGGTCCACCCGGTGCAGGTCGGGGTCGGCACGGCGGGTCGGCGCATCGCCCCACGACTTCACGAGGGCGACATCGGCGAGCCCCAGTCGCACGTACCGGGCGCCCTCGTCGGGCTCCAGCTCGATCGGCTCGACGCGCAGCGCCGGGTGCGCGTCGTGGAGCGCTGCGATGACAGGAACCACGAGTCCGCGCAGCGCCGTCGGGAAGGCGGCGATTCGCACACGACCGGAGGGACGATCGGATGCCGCGACCTCGGCCAGGTCATCGAGACGGAGCACGGCATCCCTCCCCTCATCGACGAGCCGGCGCGCGAACTCGGTGAGAACGACCCCACGGCCCACCCGCTCCAGCAGTGGCGCCCCGACCGCATGCTCGAGACGCTGCACGCGCTGGGTGACGTTCGACGGGGTGTAGTGGAGTAGTCCCGCGGCCGCGGTCACCGAACCAGTGTCTGCCACGGCGATGAGGGCGCGCAGCCCCTGCACATCGATCATTCACTGATCGTAAATCGCGTAGCCAATTAAAGCTCGATTGTGCTTCACGGTTTACGCCGCGACCATCGAGAAGTGACTCAGACGACCCCGCTCGCCCCCGGCATCCCTTCTTCTCACAACCCGCGTACCCGGGCGAGTGTGATGCTGGCGCTCGCGATGGCCGGGTGGGGCACGATCGGCCTCTTCAGCATCCAGGCGGGAAGCGACGCGATCACCACGACCGCGTGGCGCTGCGTGTTCGGCGCCGCGACACTCCTGGTGCTGTCGCTGGCGACGCGGTCGTTCGGCACGTCGGTGTGGACGCGGCGCGCTGTCGCGCTGACCGTTCTCGGCGGGCTCGCGCTCGTGGCGAACTGGGCCTTCCTCTTCTTCTCGTTCGGTCAGACGACCATCACCATCACGACCGTCGCGTACCACCTCGAGCCGTTCTTCCTCGTCGCTCTCGGCGCGATCGCCAGCCGCACGGCCCCGCGGCGGGGAGACATCGCCTGGCTGGTCGCCGCTTTCGGCGGACTCCTGCTGGCGACGCAGTTCATCGGCTTCCGTGGCATCCAGCCGCTCGATCCGGCGCAGTTGCTCGGCATCGGCGCCGCGCTGGCTGCCGGAGCCCTCTACGCGGTCGCCACCTTCGCCGCGCAGCACACTCGCGGCATCCGTCCCTACCCGATGACGCTCATCCAGTGCGTCGTCGGCGCCGCGATTCTCCTCCCGTTCGCGAGCGCACTGGACTGGAGCGGCCCCTTCTGGGGCTGGATCGCGGTGATGGGCATCGTGCATACGGGTCTGCTGTACTCGATCCTTTACAGCAGTGCCCGCGTGCTCTCCACGATCACGCTCGCCGCCCTGTCGTTCGTGAACCCCGCCGTCGCGGTGCTCGTCGACGTGATGGTCTACGGGCACGTGCCCGACGCGCTGCAGCTGCTCGGCATCGCGGTGATCGCAGGGGCGACGTTGGCGATGACGGTGCGCAACCGCTGAGGTGTAGCGCATCCGCCCCACCGCGGCCAGGGGTGCGAGCGCGTCCGCTGCCGAACGACCGGGGCGGAGATCACGCCGCCGGCGGAGCGGGTGCGGCACCCATGATCAGCTCCGGTCTCGTATCGGCGGGTACGGGGAACCACGCGAGAAACGTCACCCCCTCCTCCGTGGCGTCGAATCGCGAGATGGTTCGCGCGGCCGGTTCGTAGAAGGTGTCTCCGGCTCGCAAGATCGACTCCTCCCCGGCTCCGACCTGGAAAATCGCCGACCCGGCCTCGATGACCCCGAACACGGGACCGTTGTGCCAATGAGCACCGAGATGCACCCCGGACGGAATCGTGATGCGCCGCACCTCGACCGACGCGAAGCTCGGCGCACCGTCGAGGGTCACCGTGTCGAGAAGCACGCGTTGCACAGTGGTGTCATTCATGCATTCATCCTGGCCCGCACGAGGTCGCGGCGACGTGACGCCCGCGCGATTCGGCTCGACACGCTCGCGAGGCGAGACGTCTCACGGGAGAGGGCAAGAACGGATGCCACGATGCCGACGGCACCTGTGGCCTCGACGTACGAACGGCCCAGGGTTTCGACACGGTGAGCCGCCACGGCCTGTGCGGCCTCATCGTGCTCTCTCGGACCACCACGGCGGCACAGGAAGTGAACCGCGCGCACCTCGGCTGGGCGGGCTCGGACGCTCCCCCGGGGCTCGAAGACGATCGGTGATGATTCCCCGCCATCCGTTGCCGATCAGCTCGCGTCGTCACAGTCGCTTCACTCGCCGACCGATCGAGCGCCGCAGCATTGTGGCGGCGGCCCCGGCTGAGGTACGTTCACCCGCAGTAGAGACGAGGTTCGCGCGTGGGCAGTGACTCTTTGCTTGCCGTCATCTATCGGGGGAGGCCGGCTACGGTTGCCGAACTCGCCACCCTGTCCCATCTGGGAGGGCCGGAGGCCCGCGCGGCTGTCGATGACTTCCGGCGCCGGGGTCTGCTGGGCGGCACAGGCGATGAACTCGCGTACACGAATCCGGCATTCTGGGCCGCGGGCGCCGTTGCCACCCGTTCGGCTGAGCTGCGCAGCACCGCTGCGGAGGCGCTGGCAGACCTCGAGAACATCGTGTCCAACTTGCCCGAGATGCTTCGGGATTGGGCTGTCGGTGAAGCGTCGGATGACCCGGTGCCCGTCGTCATCCGGCACGGGCCACACGCCTCAGAGGACCTCTGGTTCGATACCGCGCGGCATGATTCGGGCACGCTGGATGCGGTCCTGCCTCAGATCGATCGCTTTGCCGGAAGCTCCCCGGACCGGTCTGCCCGCTTCGGTCGGGCTCTGTCCGGCAAGGATGCGGTGCGCGTCATCATGCCGACGTGGGCGACCGATGATGCGGACACCCGCTCCAGTACGGCACATTACGGTTCTGTGGGTGTCGAGTACCGCCTGATGGACACCCCACCGAGCTGGTTCTGGGTCGATGGGGATCAACTGGCGGTGCCCTTCGAATGGGGCGAGGGCCGACCGACGAGTGTCCTCGGCGTGAGGAATGCCGCGCTCGCAGGGATGGCGCGGGACTACTTCGAATGTCTCTGGCGGCGCGCACAACCCGTCGTGCCCGTGGAGAACTCCTGGTCACCGCTGCTCCAGCTCATGCGTCAGGGGATCACGCTGGACACGGCGTCTCGCCGGGTTGGCATAGCCCCCCGTACCGGGCGGCGCA includes these proteins:
- a CDS encoding FAD-dependent monooxygenase, with protein sequence MSAAKRVLIVGAGLGGLCAATALAQIGAEVDVIDIKPDNSVPGVGFGLRLNGLRAIRDLGLLERCLEMGQQSPAIDLYDPDGRLLSTMSYGTEDEGLPGCVTMSRIGFLEIATARALEMGCTIRLATTVADLRQHDDGVTVVFNTGDSADYDLVAGYDGINSQIRHEYFGAQYDPKPVGGVAWRSALPNRRRLTQPIICQGYGGKIMLTPLSAETMYMVLTVAEEGRPRYDPAEMPRIMHDRASALMGGADWLSDALDDVLHSDSVAYTPYSTVWVPYPWFRGRVMILGDAAHAMTPYLGSGAAMSIEDGVVLAQELAKDQTLLDAQLAVMRRRLPRVRAVHDRSIESMNEEFDSVTPDAFRRRIEFLAHDEPIANEYANRLLRMPI
- a CDS encoding VOC family protein, whose product is MLSVGSIVIRVDDLARQQEFWTRALDYIPRGATDDFVILQPRAGGGPNVSLDAMRSSRVLPPRIHLDLYADDQAAEVARLIDLGAREVEWSGRPADADYVILEDPEGNRFCVVDAGPDTGGAGS
- a CDS encoding AAA family ATPase encodes the protein MGRVLITGMSGTGKSTVLAELEARGYRTVDTDYDGWTDGDGGPWDAARMADLLATESTVIVSGTSENQGDFSDRFEEVVLLSAPVEVVIDRVRSRTNNPYGRTAEQQEEIRASLEEVEPLLRRGATAELDARSSVKDLADAIALLAGPPSGAS
- a CDS encoding alpha/beta fold hydrolase, with protein sequence MPEKPLDDRIERFEWRAPEEELADLRSRLALARFPERETTNPDASGAKRWEQGPPLADMVDLVDYWRTAYDWRAFEERLAEIGQFRTRIDGLGIHFLHRRSSRPDATPLVLTHGWPGSVAEFVDVIDALTEPDDPDVPAFHVVAPSLPGFGFSDKPAEPGWGTERIAAAWAQLMGRLGYDRFLAHGGDWGGPITIALGGRFSRHVIGIHTTTPVAPPGLGLDVLDDTERQWVAHTRGFERNRLAYAKVMATSPQTIGYSLADSPVGLLAWILEKFFEWSDTADSPFETISRDRILDNVTLYWLTATGASASRIYFESHQSLDPDLRVDVPAALTTYPHDIEKHPRPWAEERFRRIVRWRAPEAGGHFPALEMPDAFVVDLREGLAAVMAAVT
- a CDS encoding CGNR zinc finger domain-containing protein, whose protein sequence is MTDRDPEFRLGSVLATTFTGTLTERSGTPVERIPTPARLAAWFREMDLAVDTCSSADLDAARELREAIHTAATAQALGQPRPRDAVDVINVFSARGGATASLTADGRRKWVLGGSETVAAALGVVAADAIDILAGVRPGALALCASPTCRAAFFDTSRGRTRRWCDMNTCGNHEKKARLKARRG
- a CDS encoding DUF1653 domain-containing protein; this encodes MSSSDEAMRPDIEPGIYEHFKGQRYEVFGTARHSETEEIFVSYRKLYDDYSFWVRPIEMFTETVERDGYSGPRFRRIA
- a CDS encoding aldehyde dehydrogenase; translation: MDTMAMMKSMDMGEMTMDMDAMQECMQSLNACAMAAAMCAGSDMMHGPEMATCCAMCSNMVEMAQATMHMMMRPAGMNMDVMSAMMTACMTMGKACAAECRAHADMDEMCRYCAMACDDMVMKCEAMMASMSS
- a CDS encoding nuclease, whose amino-acid sequence is MSRTISSTVHPIQRCMAASNPSAWWDGLVIDADGATITVALLSGATVALRVVGPAFDIAVGEPVAYHPVAELLNAATVVTTARAA
- a CDS encoding LysR family transcriptional regulator translates to MIDVQGLRALIAVADTGSVTAAAGLLHYTPSNVTQRVQRLEHAVGAPLLERVGRGVVLTEFARRLVDEGRDAVLRLDDLAEVAASDRPSGRVRIAAFPTALRGLVVPVIAALHDAHPALRVEPIELEPDEGARYVRLGLADVALVKSWGDAPTRRADPDLHRVDLGQDAVDVILPVGHPLSGAARVRWSDLVEENWAVTPEGDPYRRWLDSTAGLERSAGTIYEAAEFQSLLAFVERGLAIAALPRLGRGALPTGTVAVPLADETAFREITAIVRVARRDGPNVRAVLDALEHAMTQIASPRES
- a CDS encoding EamA family transporter yields the protein MTQTTPLAPGIPSSHNPRTRASVMLALAMAGWGTIGLFSIQAGSDAITTTAWRCVFGAATLLVLSLATRSFGTSVWTRRAVALTVLGGLALVANWAFLFFSFGQTTITITTVAYHLEPFFLVALGAIASRTAPRRGDIAWLVAAFGGLLLATQFIGFRGIQPLDPAQLLGIGAALAAGALYAVATFAAQHTRGIRPYPMTLIQCVVGAAILLPFASALDWSGPFWGWIAVMGIVHTGLLYSILYSSARVLSTITLAALSFVNPAVAVLVDVMVYGHVPDALQLLGIAVIAGATLAMTVRNR
- a CDS encoding cupin domain-containing protein, which codes for MNDTTVQRVLLDTVTLDGAPSFASVEVRRITIPSGVHLGAHWHNGPVFGVIEAGSAIFQVGAGEESILRAGDTFYEPAARTISRFDATEEGVTFLAWFPVPADTRPELIMGAAPAPPAA